The genomic stretch TTTCAGGTAGGCTTCCGCTTTACGGGCAATAAAACGGGGGTCGCGGGTGTAGCCTTCTTTAGTGATGGGATCGTAAATATTGCAGATGATGCTCAGCGTCGGTATTTCGGGAAACGGATCAATCTTGGCCGTGGTCGGGTCGGGGATCAGGGTCATGTCGCTGTTATGGATCGGCTGCCAGCCACGAATCGACGACCCGTCAAAACCAAGGCCTTCTTCAAAAACATCCTCGCTGAACTCGCTGATCGGGGTCGTGAAATGCTGCCAGATTCCCACGAAATCGAGGAATTTGTAATCGACCATTTCGACTTTGTTCTCTGTCGCGAACGCGACAACTTCTCTCGGCGTCATCCTAAATCTCCTTTGACGGGTGTTTTGAGTTCAACCTGCAAATGGGGTTTGTGGAATTGGAATATTTAACTAGAGTGCCTCGTCGCCGCGCTCGCCGGTACGGATGCGGACGACCTCATCGACGGGGGTGACAAAAATTTTGCCGTCGCCGATGCGGCCGGTCCTGGCCGCCTCCGCGATGACATCGACAACCTGGGCGACCATGTCGTCTTTCACAATGATTTCCATTTTTATTTTGGGAATGAAATCGACTACATACTCGGCGCCACGATACAGCTCCGTATGGCCCTTCTGACGGCCGAAGCCTTTGACTTCGCTAACCGTAATCCCCTGAATGCCAATTTCGTTGAGCGCTTCTTTGACTTCATCGAGTTTGAAAGGCTTGATAATCGCCTCAACTTTCCTCATCGCAGTAACCTCCCAGGATTATGTGGCCCTGTCGGACCCGTAAGTCACGGCTGCCGGCACAAGAACAACCGGCTTGCCAGAAAACAATAGCAAATTGCCTGCCTATTTCCATCAGCGGCAAACAATTTTTTAAATGATTAAAATATTTACGCTTTTTCAACACCTACCAAACAGACCGTCAGACTGCCTTCGGTTGCTGGCGATCTTTTAATCAGCCCCACGGCCAACTGCTCAATTATTGCACAACTCACTCAGCAGATCCGGGAAACTGTCTCCGGCACAAAAAGCGATGGGGCGATCCAGGTCGATGGGCCGGCGCCGCAACCAGTCCTTGAACAAAACCCATTCCTCTTCGAAATTGGGGGTAAAGATCCCCTGGTTCAAGGACGCTTCAATCTCGGCAGGCGACCAGAAACGCACCTCCTCGATCTCTTCCGGAGGGAAGATCAGTTCGCCATCATAGCGGGACAGGTAGGTCGCCACATTCTCCGATTCGATGGCGTTGCGAATTTTCGAGGAATAGAGATAGGTCAAGGGGATACTCGTGATACCGAGTTCCTCGGCCATTTCCCGGCGAGCCGCTTCATGGTAGCTCTCGCCGGGATCGAGGTGGCCACCGACGCTGGTGTCCCACTTGCCGGGCTGAATATCTTTGGTTTGGGCCCTTTTCTGCAATAGCAGGCAGCCATCGCGGTTGAACACGAGCACATGGGCGACCCGGTGGATGAGACTCGGATCGCCATGGCAGCGTGAACGGGGAGCCTGACCGATCACCTGGTCGTTCTCGTCCACAATATCGAAAATTTCGTTCTTTTTTTCAGCCACATCCCCTCCCCTGCCCTTACTTGCGGTCAAAGAAAGGGCTCTTGCCGGAAACAGACAGGGGGATACCGTAGGCGATGGCGACGTCGGGCCCCAGAAACTTCATCTCGACCGCCGCCTTGCCAGCCGAATACATGATACGGTTGTCGATGCGCATATCGGCAGCCCGGCTTACGGCTGAACCGACGGCGATACCGAGGTCGCCGCTGTTGAAGGAGCAGGTTCCGCCCGCCTTGACCATGGTGGCGCAGTCGGCAAAACCGCAAAAACCGCAATGCGGCAGGCCCATGGCCTCCTTGCGGGTGCCCAGCAGGACCAGTACGGGGGACTGTTCGAGATTGCCCGCATCCCGCGCGAAAAACGACACGGAATCGCGTTCGGCTATCTCGACCATCTTGAGCTGAATAGCATCCTTTTCCTCTCCCGTGAGAATAGCCGAGACCAGCAGATCCTTGCCCCTTCCCTTAGGTGCGGTCCGGGCGGCGATGCAGATCATCCGGGCCGCCTGCAAAATCCCCTGCTCTTCCGCTTCTTTGTTCATCATCAACATGGTGATTCTCCTGTTCACACGGTTTTAATAAGATTACATCCCTTTAAATGACACTCTTCAGCGCTGGCAACACCCGCGGCCGACTCCAGAAACTGCGCCACCTTCTTGATCTTGACTTTCTCCAGTGCCTGCATGAGGGAAAAGGGAACTTGCTCGAGCCCACAACGATCACGAACATCCGCGGTCATCCCCAACCAGAGATGAGCGGTCATCTCGGCGTCAGCGAGGGCACGATGAAAATTTCCTGTCACGGGCAAGGCCCGATAATGAACCAGAGTGGCCAGTTTGTGGTTGGGGGCTTCGGGATAGAGCCGCCGCGCCACCAGCAGGGAACAGGAATATTCTGCCGGCAGAGGCAGTCCGGCCCGCCTGAATTCACTCTCCAGAAAGCGACGGTCAAACGATGCATTATGGGCCACCAACGGACTGTCTGCCAAAAAACGCTGGAACTGGCGCATGACCAGGGCCGGCTCCGGAGCATCCTGCAGCATGGCGTTGGTGATGCCGGTGTAGTCCTCAATAAAGGGACTGACCCGTCGGCCCGGGCACATAAGACTTTGGAACCGATCGACTATACGGTCACCCTCAATCCGCACGGCGCCGATTTCGATGGCCCGGTCTCCACGATCTGGCGCCATGCCAGTTGTTTCAAAATCGAGTATCACTACGGGCGTTTTTTCTAAAATGGCGCTCATCGATCGTTCCTTTTCTACAAATACGGTCATTGATCTCTGTTTCTATCAGGTTTTACTTGATTACAGGACAAGAATCCACCCTCGTACTTAAAAAATTGGCAGCAGTGATAAGACCTTCAGGAAAACACAGGAGGGCATAAGCAGTAAAGGTGGTTAACAGAGGAAAAATCCCGGGAGCTGACCAGAGTTGACTCAGCGGTATTGGCTAACAGGCGAGTTCTAAAACGGATAGGCCCAACCGAGATGGATTCCGAAATCGGGGCTGTTGTCCATGCTGACGATATTCTGGATCAGGGCGAATTCGAGGGTACCCATCTGGGGAAAGCGATATTTGAACCCAACGTGTATCTCGTGGCTCGGTTCGTCAAGACCGCTGATGTCCTTGATGGCGGCCTCCTGTACCATATATTGGCCCAGAAAGGTCCAGCGCGGTGAATGCTCATAGCCAAAGGAGAGCAAACCGCCGGCCTGCTGATTTTTCATGCGGATAGGCGTGAACCTGTCATAGTCACGGGCCACGGTGAGATCGAAAACGGTATACGACAATATCAGGTGGGCGTACCATCGTTCGCTGAAACGTTTACCGAAACCGAGTGAAAACCCGTAATCCACCGGATGGTTATCACTGAAGGCCTGGCCATTATCCAGACCATAACGAACCGAGCCCGACATATTGACGGCGGGCAGCCAGCGATTCCCGGCAAAGGCATCGTACTTCAGCGTGAGACTGACACCGCTGTTGTTGAAGATATCGGCGTCCGATTCTTCTGGAACAGGGCCGGCGCGGATGACGCGGCTCTGCCCTTTGGGCACTTCGTCGCGGCCGTTCTGATCGATGCCGAAAAGATCGTGAAATCCCTGGATGAAGCCATCAAGCACCCCTCCATAATAGGCCCGGTTATCGTAGCCGGCCGCCAATTCAAGACGGTCATTGAAACCATAGCCGACCCCAGCCTGCACATCGGCCATTTCGTAATCCATGGCGTAGGTACTCTCCTGTGCCCAGACATTGGAGAGCGTGGCGGTCAATAAAAGATGCCAGCCCGGCCTGATGGTGTCCGCCGGTTGGAACGGAGTCACCATGCGCAGGCTCTGCATGGGCGACTGAGACCGCAGATTGAAGATGCCGCTGCCACCGTTATCGCTGGCCGTCGCAAAATCGGGAGTCCCTAGAGCGAAGAGAATCCAGAAACCTATAACTATCCGTCGAATGAACGGGCGCAGACAGGGCATCGCATCGATCCAGGGGAAAATATTTATCAGCTTAATCGCTTCGCCACTTCCATAACCTCGCCAGCACAGCGGTCAGGGCAAAAGCAATCAATACTCTGACTCCCAGCATAATCCAGGCATTACCGCCGATAACCACAAAAATAAGGGTATCCTCCACAACGGCGTGGCAGGTAGCCAGAAACAGTCCCATCAGAAAGAGTTCGCGCTTGGGCAGTTTCTTTTCCTGCGCCACCCGGATAATGATGCCGGCGCCGTAGGCGATGCCCAGGAAAATACCGGTAAAGAGGGGAACAGCTGCATCCCTGGTCAGCCCCATGCCGCGCATGAGAGGATCCACGGCGCGACCCGCCCGGCGAAAGATAGGCATATAGCGGAGCACCTCGAAGATCGTTACCAGAGGGACGATAATGAGGACCAATTTAAGGGCCAGTTTCAGGGCACCCAGCACGGCCGGGACGAGAGCTTCCATCACCAGCCTCCGAGGGTGTGCAGCCCCTGCATCAATAGACCGACGGCCAAGGCGATAAGCAGGCGACAGGCGGTG from Desulfuromonas sp. KJ2020 encodes the following:
- a CDS encoding P-II family nitrogen regulator, encoding MRKVEAIIKPFKLDEVKEALNEIGIQGITVSEVKGFGRQKGHTELYRGAEYVVDFIPKIKMEIIVKDDMVAQVVDVIAEAARTGRIGDGKIFVTPVDEVVRIRTGERGDEAL
- a CDS encoding NUDIX domain-containing protein, translated to MAEKKNEIFDIVDENDQVIGQAPRSRCHGDPSLIHRVAHVLVFNRDGCLLLQKRAQTKDIQPGKWDTSVGGHLDPGESYHEAARREMAEELGITSIPLTYLYSSKIRNAIESENVATYLSRYDGELIFPPEEIEEVRFWSPAEIEASLNQGIFTPNFEEEWVLFKDWLRRRPIDLDRPIAFCAGDSFPDLLSELCNN
- a CDS encoding ferredoxin domain-containing protein; this encodes MLMMNKEAEEQGILQAARMICIAARTAPKGRGKDLLVSAILTGEEKDAIQLKMVEIAERDSVSFFARDAGNLEQSPVLVLLGTRKEAMGLPHCGFCGFADCATMVKAGGTCSFNSGDLGIAVGSAVSRAADMRIDNRIMYSAGKAAVEMKFLGPDVAIAYGIPLSVSGKSPFFDRK
- a CDS encoding PolC-type DNA polymerase III yields the protein MSAILEKTPVVILDFETTGMAPDRGDRAIEIGAVRIEGDRIVDRFQSLMCPGRRVSPFIEDYTGITNAMLQDAPEPALVMRQFQRFLADSPLVAHNASFDRRFLESEFRRAGLPLPAEYSCSLLVARRLYPEAPNHKLATLVHYRALPVTGNFHRALADAEMTAHLWLGMTADVRDRCGLEQVPFSLMQALEKVKIKKVAQFLESAAGVASAEECHLKGCNLIKTV
- a CDS encoding DUF3187 family protein; this translates as MPCLRPFIRRIVIGFWILFALGTPDFATASDNGGSGIFNLRSQSPMQSLRMVTPFQPADTIRPGWHLLLTATLSNVWAQESTYAMDYEMADVQAGVGYGFNDRLELAAGYDNRAYYGGVLDGFIQGFHDLFGIDQNGRDEVPKGQSRVIRAGPVPEESDADIFNNSGVSLTLKYDAFAGNRWLPAVNMSGSVRYGLDNGQAFSDNHPVDYGFSLGFGKRFSERWYAHLILSYTVFDLTVARDYDRFTPIRMKNQQAGGLLSFGYEHSPRWTFLGQYMVQEAAIKDISGLDEPSHEIHVGFKYRFPQMGTLEFALIQNIVSMDNSPDFGIHLGWAYPF
- a CDS encoding nucleoside recognition domain-containing protein; protein product: MEALVPAVLGALKLALKLVLIIVPLVTIFEVLRYMPIFRRAGRAVDPLMRGMGLTRDAAVPLFTGIFLGIAYGAGIIIRVAQEKKLPKRELFLMGLFLATCHAVVEDTLIFVVIGGNAWIMLGVRVLIAFALTAVLARLWKWRSD